A genome region from Gossypium hirsutum isolate 1008001.06 chromosome A04, Gossypium_hirsutum_v2.1, whole genome shotgun sequence includes the following:
- the LOC107947869 gene encoding uncharacterized protein produces the protein MEGVVRFGRKGKLSPWFIGSYQILKRVGPVAYQLELLLELDHIHDVFHVSMLRRYRSNPTHIMLVDKIKVRPDLTIEELVQILDRDVKVLRRKSISLVKVLWQNHSIEDATWELKDSMRQQYPHLFRSGGPKFKP, from the exons atggaaggaGTTGTGAGGTTTGGTcgcaagggcaagctgagcccttgGTTTATTGGGTCGTACCAGATTCTGAAGCGAGTAGGGCCAGTTgcatatcagttggagctactTCTAGAGTTAGACCACatacatgatgtgttccacgtctcgatgttgagacgcTATCGCTCTAATCCTACACACATTATGCTTGTGGATAAGATTAAGGTTAGACCAGATCTAACAATTGAGGAGCTGGTTCAGATCCTAGATCGCGATGTTAAGGTTCTACGTAGGAAATCTATCTCTttagtaaaggtgttgtggcAGAATCATAGCATTGAGGACGCTACTTGGGAACTGAAGGATTCGATGCGTCAACAGTATCCTCACCTTTTcagatcag gaggtcccaagttcaaaccTTAG